A stretch of Pomacea canaliculata isolate SZHN2017 linkage group LG6, ASM307304v1, whole genome shotgun sequence DNA encodes these proteins:
- the LOC112565762 gene encoding poly [ADP-ribose] polymerase 4-like: MSVFDNCQIALDLGINVGFKKKVELRKAITENGGVVSYIVTQKCSFVVASDPEKCDVSSKCRMALKYCLPVVSMDYIWDSLCAGKRLAIDQYAIAGKSKGLDFRSGKISALKKQDTKTMSRHTIKPHFNIRNVKVWQAGDPDEPHFDENFEIAKYAVFQGQNKKQDLTTFYSLEIHVGSNAGKKENGNAERQYRLYSHFGNLTDAVAGNPCKTEIYHVANADQALAGFATLYSAQMKDHKMQKVESTVLRNVGSRKLQQILTELESEVGVASREVQNLTEHIWLEAIGEVEAVLASTISSVKVEEVEKAEALLVKIRDALGKEVDGDVTSLVKEFYSTLPHKSEDGGSMKPSRAWLSKKQDLCQLIRDMVSVSEATSWSARSSAQAKYRALRCNISYLEPGTQEHKQIMEDVVSSINKKMTINITNIYAVQRPIEDAHFQHDMDNKRHLFHSSKVENFLGILSRGLLLPKVVADDFGGTRTDAGMLGCGIYFASDASKSALYSTPSKTKGTRLLLVNEVALGQCYDYTAIDTTLTKPPEGYNSVHGVGKKNDNSSHFEDDEYVVYSVNQQRLRYLVEFTINQEQPRSMVTLDNVLMETEDLVSMESCEIDLHDVQNVRDPVESVKLGLVVENQEGLVELKSVHVRAKLVDLAAQVTVLQEYVNNSMYPVEAKYVFPLGDGAAVCGFEAFINDKHIVGEVKEKETAHREYKQAISEGHGAYLMDQDEETPDVFTVSVGNLPPGATVLIKITYVAELQVEEEIISFRLPGSVAPWKKESAGKEKTQDKTKTFKLSSGQVSIQVAVEMPFDIKSLVCPTHFVRMKKTATKAVIELKPGQDIQEGFQILIGLAEIHVPRMWVERHPDQPDHEACMLTFYPEFEVGSEVSSELVLLLDVSNSMKGASLQSAKKLAKLILLTMDASWKFNVVVFGTRYSELFPCARPKNETTLQEAEKFVQQAQADMGNTEVFRPLHAYFLLPPANQALRNVFLISDGHLNNESSVLKDASNNYHHTRIFTFGVSSSCNAYSLRALARISAGSFEFFDTKVKSKWEEKVKGQLRKAGQPGLTSVRVDWRQYDDNLPPPVQAPCRITALFSGARQVIYGFVPNCTMAFLSAVVGGQEVSTVVSTSDLAITTGLVVHRLTARALIQDWETGMLSDDRTHHEVVRMDENRISLS, encoded by the exons ATGTCAGTATTTGACAATTGTCAGATAGCTCTGGATCTTGGCATCAATGTGGGCTTCAAGAAGAAAGTGGAACTACGCAAAGCCATCACTGAAAATGGTGGTGTGGTCTCATACATTGTCACCCAGAAG TGTTCCTTTGTGGTGGCAAGTGATCCAGAGAAGTGTGATGTGTCCTCCAAGTGTCGTATGGCCCTCAAATATTGCCTTCCTGTGGTCAGCATGGACTACATCTGGGACTCTTTATGTGCTGGGAAAAGATTAGCAATTGATCAGTATGCAATTGCTGGGAAGAGCAAAGGACTGGACTTTCGTTCTGGCAAGATCTCAG CACTTAAGAAACAAGACACTAAAACGATGAGTCGACATACTATCAAGCCACATTTTAATATTCGAAATGTGAAAGTGTGGCAGGCAGGTGATCCAGATGAGCCTCACTTTGATGAAAACTTTGAAATTGCCAAGTATGCTGTTTTTCAG GGCCAGAACAAGAAACAGGACCTGACCACATTCTACTCACTAGAGATTCACGTTGGAAGCAATGCTGGCAAGAAGGAGAACGGCAATGCTGAGCGGCAGTATAGACTCTATTCACACTTTGGAAACCTTACAGATGCAGTT GCTGGCAATCCCTGCAAGACAGAGATTTACCACGTGGCTAACGCTGATCAGGCTCTTGCAGGATTTGCAACCCTTTACAGTGCTCAAATGAAAGACCACAAAATGCAGAAAGTGGAGAGTACAGTGCTACGAAACGTGGGATCACGTAAGCTTCAACAG attCTTACAGAACTGGAGAGTGAAGTAGGAGTAGCCTCTCGTGAAGTACAGAACCTGACAGAGCACATCTGGTTAGAAGCTATTGGAGAAGTGGAGGCTGTCCTTGCATCCACAATATCTTCTGTGAAAGTGGAAGAG GTTGAGAAAGCTGAAGCACTTCTGGTTAAGATACGAGATGCTCTTGGCAAGGAGGTAGATGGGGATGTCACTTCTCTTGTCAAAGAATTCTACAGCACTCTTCCTCACAAATCTGAAGATGGAGGTAGCATGAAGCCATCTAGAGCATGGCTGTCAAAGAAACAAGATCTCTGTCAG CTAATAAGAGACATGGTGTCTGTGAGTGAAGCCACATCCTGGTCAGCACGCTCCAGTGCTCAGGCCAAGTACCGTGCCCTGCGCTGCAATATTTCCTATCTAGAGCCAGGCACACAGGAACATAAGCAGATCATGGAAGATGTTGTTTCTTCTATCAACAA aaaaatgaCCATAAATATCACCAACATTTATGCTGTTCAAAGACCCATTGAAGATGCACATTTTCAACATGATATGGACAACAAGCGTCATCTCTTCCATTCTtcaaaagtagaaaattttcttGGGATACTTTCAAG AGGATTGCTCTTACCTAAAGTCGTGGCAGATGACTTTGGTGGCACTCGGACTGATGCTGGAATGCTTGGATGTGGAATCTACTTTGCTAGTGATGCAAG CAAAAGTGCCCTGTACTCAACCCCAAGCAAAACTAAAGGAACAAGACTGTTGCTTGTGAATGAAGTAGCCCTTGGACAGTGTTATGATTATACTGCTATTGACACCACTTTGACAAAACCACCTGAAGGATATAACAGTGTTCATGGtgtgggaaagaaaaatgataacTCCTCACATTTTGAG GATGATGAATATGTTGTTTATAGTGTCAACCAGCAGAGATTGCGCTACTTAGTAGAGTTTACTATTAACCAGGAGCAGCCAAGAAGTATGGTGACATTAGACAATGTTTTAATGGAAACAGAGGACTTGGTTTCCATGGAATCTTGTGAAATTG ATCTTCATGATGTTCAGAATGTTCGAGATCCAGTGGAAAGTGTCAAACTAGGCCTTGTTGTGGAGAATCAGGAGGGTCTAGTGGAACTGAAGAGTGTTCACGTCAGAGCAAAACTTGTTGATTTGGCAGCTCAG GTCACTGTCTTACAAGAATATGTCAACAACAGCATGTATCCAGTAGAGGCAAAGTATGTTTTCCCACTTGGCGATGGGGCAGCTGTGTGTGGCTTTGAGGCCTTCATCAATGACAAGCACATTGTGGGAGAGGTAAAGGAGAAGGAGACAGCCCACAGGGAATACAAACAGGCCATCAGTGAAGGCCATGGGGCATACTTGATGGACCAAGATGAAGAGACTCCA GATGTGTTTACAGTCAGTGTCGGCAACCTACCACCTGGCGCCACAGTGTTGATTAAGATTACTTACGTAGCTGAATTACAGGTAGAAGAGGAAATCATTAGCTTCAGGCTACCTGGCAGTGTGGCACCATGGAAGAAAGAGTCAGCAGGCAAAGAGAAGACACAG gacaaaacaaaaacttttaagcTCAGTAGTGGGCAAGTCAGCATTCAAGTTGCTGTGGAGATGCCTTTTGACATCAAGAGTCTTGTCTGCCCTACCCATTTTGTGAGAATGAAG AAAACAGCCACCAAGGCAGTAATAGAACTGAAACCTGGCCAGGATATCCAGGAAGGGTTCCAGATTCTCATTGGTCTTGCTGAGATACATGTTCCTCGAATGTGGGTAGAACGACACCCTGATCAGCCAGATCATGAG GCCTGCATGCTGACCTTTTATCCAGAATTTGAagtggggtcagaggtcagttcAGAATTGGTTCTGCTGCTGGATGTGTCAAATTCAATGAAAGGGGCATCACTCCAAAGTGCAAAGAAGTTAGCAAAGTTGATTCTTCTCACTATGGATGCCAGCTGGAAATTCAATGTTGTTGTATTTGGAACAA GATACAGTGAGCTATTTCCATGTGCTCGACCAAAAAATGAGACCACATTACAAGAAGCTGAAAAATTCGTACAG CAAGCCCAAGCAGATATGGGTAACACTGAAGTGTTCCGACCTCTTCATGCTTACTTCCTCTTGCCACCAGCTAACCAAGCCCTGAGAAATGTGTTCTTGATATCAGATGGTCATCTTAACAATGAATCTTCTGTGTTGAAGGATGCTAGCAACAACTATCATCATACCCGCATCTTCACTTTTGGTGTCAG CTCATCCTGCAATGCCTACTCACTGCGAGCTCTTGCTCGCATATCTGCTGGCTCATTTGAGTTCTTTGACACCAAAGTCAAATCCAAATGGGAAGAAAAAGTGAAGGGCCAGCTGCGAAAAGCTGGCCAGCCAGGCCTGACATCTGTCCGTGTTGACTGGCGTCAGTATGATGACAATTTGCCACCACCTGTGCAAGCTCCATGCCGTATCACAGCATTGTTCAGTGGAGCTCGACAGGTCATCTATGGCTTTGTGCCCAATTGTACAATG GCATTTCTTTCTGCTGTTGTGGGAGGTCAGGAAGTTTCTACAGTTGTGTCAACATCTGATCTTGCCATCACAACTGGATTG GTTGtacacagactgacagctcGAGCTTTGATACAGGACTGGGAAACAGGAATGCTGTCTGATGACCGCACACATCATGAG GTGGTTCGAATGGATGAAAACAGAATATCATTGAGCTGA